One genomic region from Chthonomonas calidirosea T49 encodes:
- a CDS encoding M14 family metallopeptidase: MKLSDIRFDTYYPYAALTERLQALVEAFPHLLRLESIGKSYEGRDVWLVTATRFETGPDIEKPAYWCDGNIHATEVSASSACLYILHYLATHYGTDPDVTRALDSRAFYVVPRVNPDGAELYFSDKPRFLRSSVRPYPYDEEPIEGLRIEDVDGDGRILNMRIPDPNGPWKIHPEHPRLMVRREPTETGGTYYRILPEGILENWDGFTLTVQRNKEGLDLNRNFPAHWRQEHQQRGAGPFPGSEPEVHNLLQFISNHPNITGGLTFHTYGGVLLRPYGTQADDTMPAEDLWVFQTIGKKGAELTGYPHVSVYHDFRYHPNEVITGVWDDWMYDHLGLFAWTVEIWSPQRQAGITEGFSPDTKPGQYRFIEWYRDHPLEEDIKMLEWSDANLGGKGYVAWRPFQHPQLGAVEIGGWDVQYAFRNPPPQFLEKEIAPFAHWVVWNALLSPLLQVHSATAEPLGEGAYRVQLVVDNVGWLPTYISKKALEKQVCRPLVAEIELPEGVVLEVGKPRTEVEQLEGKAYKASAPYGWTADATRERTKVEWVVRGPAGVNVKLTARHDRAGVVRAQVTLPAF; encoded by the coding sequence ATGAAGCTTAGCGATATTCGATTCGACACCTACTATCCCTATGCTGCGCTCACAGAGCGCCTACAGGCGCTTGTGGAGGCCTTCCCCCATCTGCTGCGACTGGAATCGATAGGGAAGAGCTATGAGGGGCGTGATGTATGGCTTGTAACAGCAACCCGCTTCGAAACCGGCCCCGATATCGAAAAGCCCGCCTATTGGTGCGACGGAAATATCCATGCCACAGAGGTGTCCGCCTCCTCGGCCTGTCTCTATATTCTGCACTACCTCGCCACTCATTATGGGACTGATCCCGACGTCACACGCGCTCTGGATAGTCGTGCCTTCTATGTCGTACCCCGCGTTAACCCAGATGGAGCTGAACTCTATTTTTCCGATAAACCCCGCTTTCTCCGCTCCAGCGTTCGGCCTTATCCCTACGATGAAGAGCCTATAGAGGGCCTACGTATTGAAGACGTAGATGGAGATGGGCGCATACTGAATATGCGCATCCCCGATCCAAACGGCCCATGGAAGATCCATCCCGAGCATCCACGCCTGATGGTGCGTCGTGAGCCCACGGAGACCGGAGGAACCTACTACCGCATCTTGCCGGAAGGGATTTTGGAAAATTGGGATGGTTTCACCTTAACGGTGCAGCGTAATAAGGAGGGGCTTGACCTCAATCGGAACTTTCCTGCCCATTGGCGCCAGGAGCATCAACAGCGCGGCGCCGGTCCCTTCCCCGGCAGCGAACCCGAAGTGCACAATCTTCTGCAGTTTATCTCCAACCATCCAAACATCACCGGTGGCCTTACCTTTCATACCTATGGAGGCGTGCTGCTACGCCCTTACGGCACACAAGCCGACGATACCATGCCCGCAGAAGACCTTTGGGTCTTTCAGACCATAGGCAAAAAGGGGGCAGAACTCACCGGCTACCCTCACGTCAGCGTCTATCATGACTTTCGCTATCATCCCAACGAGGTGATCACCGGAGTGTGGGACGACTGGATGTACGACCATCTTGGTCTCTTTGCCTGGACGGTGGAGATATGGTCACCACAGCGTCAAGCCGGGATTACAGAGGGTTTTAGCCCCGATACCAAGCCAGGGCAGTATCGGTTTATTGAGTGGTATCGAGACCATCCGCTGGAGGAAGACATCAAGATGTTGGAGTGGTCCGATGCCAATCTGGGTGGCAAAGGCTACGTGGCTTGGCGTCCCTTCCAACACCCACAATTGGGAGCTGTAGAGATAGGTGGCTGGGATGTGCAGTATGCCTTTCGTAATCCGCCGCCCCAATTCCTGGAAAAAGAGATCGCGCCGTTTGCCCACTGGGTCGTATGGAACGCCCTCCTATCGCCCTTGCTACAGGTGCACAGCGCAACTGCCGAGCCGTTGGGGGAGGGGGCTTACCGCGTTCAACTGGTAGTAGATAACGTGGGTTGGCTGCCGACCTATATTAGCAAAAAGGCACTCGAGAAGCAGGTGTGTCGTCCGTTGGTAGCCGAGATCGAGCTGCCTGAAGGCGTCGTGCTAGAGGTGGGTAAACCCCGCACAGAAGTGGAGCAGTTGGAGGGCAAGGCCTATAAAGCCTCTGCTCCTTATGGATGGACGGCCGATGCCACCCGCGAGCGTACCAAGGTGGAGTGGGTAGTGCGAGGCCCAGCGGGCGTGAACGTAAAACTTACGGCTCGTCACGATAGGGCTGGTGTAGTACGTGCCCAGGTAACGTTACCAGCGTTTTAA
- a CDS encoding Rieske (2Fe-2S) protein translates to MRWLKVASVSDIPPDTARIYHLDRLLPPEGSMSTPMEVAIFKVNGTFYCLNNTCPHLGGPLGEGWVEGNVVICPLHYWEFDIRTGESPDDPTLCVTTYPCKVEAGYVYIGLEEEAEEGP, encoded by the coding sequence ATGCGTTGGCTAAAAGTGGCTTCCGTCTCCGACATTCCTCCCGATACAGCTCGAATCTACCATTTAGACAGGCTGCTGCCTCCCGAAGGTTCCATGTCTACTCCAATGGAGGTAGCCATCTTCAAGGTAAACGGAACCTTCTACTGCTTGAACAACACCTGTCCTCATCTCGGTGGCCCGCTCGGCGAAGGATGGGTAGAAGGGAACGTTGTTATCTGTCCTCTGCACTATTGGGAGTTCGATATCCGTACAGGAGAGTCACCTGACGACCCCACCCTCTGTGTCACAACATACCCGTGCAAGGTAGAAGCAGGGTATGTCTACATCGGGTTGGAAGAGGAAGCAGAGGAAGGGCCTTAA
- a CDS encoding peptidylprolyl isomerase — protein METKGTSEEKFVARLPEVKPRRQPEPLPFENSPSAGRRFPLLLLLAVTLIVGIGLGGYIESRRVRARQMVAAVNGYPIYQDEFYRHLEQVAGPQVLKNWRDTVLRIQFAQSLGVAPSDQEVDQRYAEISKAPHFDQMLADRYETPDDVKMNLRSTLAQIAILTHYYGHPLPTSAVEAVYKKNTDPSNPNALFYHPEQVQIAVIITKDKATADKAYDALTSGASFYTVAKQYSQDVSAQNGGLLPWMRKQGGSAPQALKDLIFSLHVDQTTTPHFFMVRDAVTHQLRPTWWIIRMVGHIPASTDPFET, from the coding sequence TTGGAAACGAAAGGCACTTCCGAAGAAAAGTTTGTGGCAAGGTTGCCCGAAGTAAAGCCACGTAGGCAGCCGGAACCCTTGCCGTTCGAAAACAGTCCAAGCGCTGGGCGCCGCTTTCCGCTCTTACTGCTTCTTGCTGTCACGCTAATTGTTGGGATAGGACTAGGAGGCTATATTGAAAGTCGAAGAGTTCGCGCGCGACAGATGGTAGCTGCCGTGAATGGATACCCTATCTATCAGGATGAGTTCTACCGCCATCTCGAACAGGTTGCTGGACCGCAAGTACTCAAAAACTGGCGCGACACGGTGCTGCGCATTCAATTTGCACAGAGCCTTGGGGTAGCTCCAAGCGATCAAGAAGTAGACCAGCGCTATGCCGAGATCAGCAAAGCGCCGCATTTCGACCAGATGCTGGCTGACCGGTACGAGACACCCGATGATGTGAAGATGAATCTCCGTTCCACCTTGGCGCAGATCGCGATTTTGACCCACTACTATGGACACCCGCTGCCCACATCGGCTGTCGAGGCCGTCTATAAGAAAAATACCGATCCATCCAATCCCAATGCGCTTTTCTATCATCCCGAGCAGGTTCAGATCGCCGTGATCATTACCAAAGACAAAGCCACCGCTGACAAGGCCTACGATGCCCTTACCTCAGGAGCCTCCTTCTACACGGTGGCAAAGCAGTATAGTCAGGATGTCAGCGCCCAAAACGGTGGCCTGCTTCCGTGGATGCGCAAACAGGGTGGCAGCGCACCACAGGCCCTCAAGGATTTGATCTTCTCTCTTCATGTTGACCAAACTACCACCCCTCATTTCTTTATGGTGCGCGATGCTGTAACACATCAACTGCGGCCGACGTGGTGGATCATTCGTATGGTAGGTCATATCCCCGCTTCAACCGATCCCTTTGAAACGTGA